A single region of the Polymorphum gilvum SL003B-26A1 genome encodes:
- a CDS encoding ABC transporter substrate-binding protein, with protein MNIRLNLVATTSLVALLSVSAASAQTMEELIEGAKAEGMLTTIALPHDWCGYGDIIASFKAKYPFLTVNELNPDAGSADELEAIRANKDNKGPQAPDVIDIGLSFGPQSKAEGLVQPYKVSVWDEIPDAVKDADGYYYGAYYGVMSFAVNTDLVDNVPTEWEDLLKPEYAGQVALAGDPRASNQAILGVLSAGMARGAAAGTASGEAGLQFFKELNAAGNFVPVIAKAGTLAQGTTPIMVMWDYNALAARDTLAGNPPVEVTVPTKGTLAGVYVQAISAYAPHPNAAKLWMEHIFSDEGQNGYVKGYCHTARFNTMVAQGKVPQDLLDALPPAEPYEKAYFPTVEEQDANKNAVVSGWDSVVGANVQ; from the coding sequence ATGAACATCAGATTGAACCTTGTGGCGACGACCAGCCTCGTTGCCCTGCTGAGCGTTTCCGCCGCCTCGGCCCAGACGATGGAAGAACTCATCGAGGGCGCGAAGGCGGAAGGCATGCTGACCACCATCGCCCTGCCGCATGACTGGTGCGGCTATGGCGACATCATCGCCTCCTTCAAGGCCAAGTATCCGTTCCTGACCGTCAACGAGCTGAACCCGGACGCCGGGTCGGCCGACGAACTGGAAGCGATCCGCGCCAACAAGGACAACAAGGGCCCGCAGGCCCCCGACGTCATCGACATCGGCCTGTCCTTCGGCCCGCAGTCCAAGGCCGAGGGCCTGGTCCAGCCGTACAAGGTCTCCGTGTGGGATGAGATCCCGGATGCCGTGAAGGACGCCGACGGCTATTATTACGGCGCCTATTACGGCGTGATGTCCTTTGCCGTGAACACGGACCTGGTCGACAACGTCCCGACCGAGTGGGAAGACCTGCTGAAGCCCGAGTACGCCGGCCAGGTCGCGCTCGCCGGCGATCCGCGGGCCTCCAACCAGGCCATCCTGGGCGTTCTCTCCGCCGGCATGGCGCGCGGCGCCGCCGCCGGAACGGCCTCGGGCGAGGCCGGCCTCCAGTTCTTCAAAGAACTCAACGCCGCCGGCAACTTCGTTCCGGTGATCGCCAAGGCCGGCACCCTCGCCCAGGGCACGACGCCGATCATGGTGATGTGGGACTACAACGCCCTGGCCGCCCGCGACACGCTCGCCGGCAACCCGCCAGTCGAGGTCACCGTGCCGACCAAGGGCACGCTCGCCGGCGTCTATGTCCAGGCGATCAGCGCCTATGCGCCGCATCCCAACGCCGCCAAGCTGTGGATGGAGCACATCTTCTCCGACGAGGGCCAGAACGGCTACGTCAAGGGCTACTGCCACACCGCGCGCTTCAACACGATGGTCGCGCAGGGCAAGGTCCCGCAGGACCTGCTCGACGCGCTGCCGCCGGCGGAGCCGTACGAGAAGGCCTATTTCCCGACCGTCGAGGAGCAGGACGCCAACAAGAACGCCGTCGTCTCCGGTTGGGACTCGGTCGTCGGCGCCAACGTGCAGTAA
- a CDS encoding TIGR03364 family FAD-dependent oxidoreductase has translation MSYDVAVVGAGIVGLAHALAAARKGRKVVVIDRDTQANGASIRNFGFVTVTGQEAGDCWRLARRSREIWGEVAPAAGIEILQRGLVVTARRPESEAVIDAFLKTEMGAECRRLTLDEAQETIPALRRDALSGVLHSPHEVRVESRTAIPRLAAWLAEAHGVAFRWSTSVTRVATPRVETSAGVLEAETVIVCPGDDFVSLFPDRIAPYRATRCKLQMMRVRPAAPVAFAAPVMSDLGLARYKGYADLPEAAALKARLDSDQAEHRANGVHLIVVQSADGSLVVGDSHHYDTTPDPFAPVAVRDLILDEMDQVLDLPGRTIEEHWVGTYASAADRWRFTDAPDAATRIVVVTAGCGASTAFGIGEETVSGLFG, from the coding sequence TTGTCATACGATGTCGCCGTCGTCGGCGCCGGGATTGTCGGCCTCGCGCATGCCCTTGCCGCCGCCCGCAAGGGTAGGAAGGTCGTCGTCATCGACCGCGACACACAGGCCAACGGCGCCTCGATCCGCAACTTCGGCTTCGTCACCGTCACCGGCCAGGAGGCCGGCGACTGCTGGCGGCTCGCCCGCCGCTCGCGGGAGATCTGGGGCGAGGTGGCCCCGGCCGCCGGCATCGAGATCCTGCAGCGCGGCCTGGTCGTGACCGCACGCCGGCCGGAATCCGAGGCGGTGATCGATGCCTTCCTGAAGACCGAGATGGGGGCGGAGTGCCGGCGGCTGACGCTCGACGAGGCGCAGGAGACGATCCCCGCCCTGCGCAGGGACGCGCTCAGCGGCGTCCTCCATTCGCCGCACGAGGTGCGGGTCGAGAGCAGGACGGCGATCCCGCGTCTCGCCGCCTGGCTGGCCGAGGCCCACGGCGTCGCGTTCCGCTGGTCGACGAGCGTGACGCGGGTGGCGACGCCGAGGGTCGAGACCTCGGCCGGCGTGCTCGAGGCCGAGACCGTGATCGTCTGTCCCGGCGACGATTTCGTCTCGCTGTTCCCCGACCGAATCGCGCCCTACCGGGCGACACGCTGCAAGCTGCAGATGATGCGCGTGCGCCCGGCCGCGCCGGTGGCCTTCGCCGCGCCGGTCATGTCCGATCTCGGGCTTGCCCGCTACAAGGGTTACGCCGACCTGCCCGAAGCCGCTGCGCTGAAGGCGCGTCTGGACAGTGACCAGGCCGAGCACCGCGCCAACGGCGTGCACCTGATCGTGGTGCAGTCGGCCGACGGCTCGCTGGTCGTCGGCGACAGCCATCACTACGACACCACCCCTGACCCCTTCGCGCCGGTCGCCGTGCGCGATCTCATCCTCGACGAGATGGACCAGGTGCTCGACCTGCCGGGCCGCACGATCGAGGAACACTGGGTCGGCACCTATGCCAGCGCCGCCGACCGCTGGCGCTTCACCGACGCGCCGGACGCGGCGACCCGCATCGTCGTCGTCACCGCCGGCTGCGGCGCCTCGACCGCCTTCGGCATCGGCGAGGAAACCGTTTCGGGCCTTTTCGGATAG
- the phnX gene encoding phosphonoacetaldehyde hydrolase has product MGRFKAVVFDWAGTVIDFGSFAPMGVFVKAFGRFGVEATIEEARAPMGMAKWDHIKAMMTAPAMAARWQAVHGHAPTDADVDRVYAVFVPMNEEVVADYATLVPGAREAIDALRARGLKIGSTTGYTRSIMARVLPVAAAQGYAPDNLVCADDLIEGRPSPLGMYRCFADLGVYPPSAVIKVDDTEPGIGEGVAAGCVTVGVTLSGNAVGRTPEQLAALGAEEVEALRTKAGALLKAAGADHLIDTVADLPALIDRLEAQG; this is encoded by the coding sequence ATGGGCAGGTTCAAGGCAGTGGTGTTCGACTGGGCCGGCACCGTCATCGACTTCGGCTCCTTCGCGCCGATGGGCGTGTTCGTGAAGGCGTTCGGGCGCTTCGGCGTCGAGGCGACGATCGAGGAGGCGCGCGCGCCGATGGGCATGGCCAAGTGGGACCACATCAAGGCCATGATGACCGCCCCGGCGATGGCCGCCCGCTGGCAGGCCGTCCACGGCCACGCGCCGACCGACGCCGACGTCGACCGCGTCTACGCGGTGTTCGTGCCGATGAACGAGGAGGTCGTCGCCGACTATGCGACGCTGGTGCCGGGCGCCCGGGAGGCGATCGACGCCCTGCGCGCCAGGGGGCTGAAGATCGGCTCGACCACCGGCTACACGCGCTCGATCATGGCGCGGGTGCTGCCGGTCGCTGCCGCCCAGGGCTACGCGCCGGACAATCTCGTCTGCGCCGACGACCTGATCGAGGGCCGGCCGTCGCCGCTCGGCATGTACAGGTGCTTCGCCGATCTCGGCGTCTATCCGCCCTCGGCGGTGATCAAGGTCGACGACACGGAGCCCGGCATCGGCGAGGGGGTCGCGGCCGGCTGCGTCACGGTCGGCGTCACGCTGTCCGGCAATGCGGTCGGCAGGACGCCGGAACAGCTCGCCGCCCTGGGCGCCGAGGAGGTCGAGGCGCTGCGCACCAAGGCCGGCGCCCTGCTCAAGGCCGCCGGTGCGGATCACCTGATCGACACGGTCGCCGATCTGCCGGCGCTGATCGACCGCCTCGAGGCGCAAGGCTGA
- a CDS encoding alkaline phosphatase family protein has translation MSRKPNILLITADQWRGSALGAVGHPVVRTPNVDALAAEGVLFERHYAGAAPCSPARAGLYTGLYQMNHRVTRNGTPMAASLDNVARAARRAGYDPTLFGYTDVSPDPRDRAPKDPDLTSYEGVLPGFTVRQLLPEHERPWISWLEGRGHRIEDPARVHVPVGHAPGTVTADPPLYSSDETQTAFLAGEFLRWMGEQDGTRPWFAHISFLRPHPPFVVPEPYNRMYAPDPHGFVRRPSREAEAAVHPYLAYEFARAKGSSFLAGMKGDCAEWTAEDHGVIRAIYFGMISEVDAQLGRIFAAIRAAGAWEDTVIVVTSDHAEMMGDHWSFGKGGWFDQSYHIPLVVRVPGRKAGHGRRVAAFTEASDLFPTLLDLWDGTPQTAPDGRSLLPFLDGAAPPGWRDAAHWEFDFRDISGSTSERHFGLASRACSLAVIRDEAFKYVHFAGLPPLLYDLRNDPGELVDLSGDPGYLRVRLGYAERLLAWRAQSLDQTLAYCELTADGPVSKPFHD, from the coding sequence ATGTCAAGGAAGCCAAACATCCTGCTCATCACCGCCGACCAGTGGCGCGGCAGCGCGCTCGGCGCCGTCGGCCACCCGGTGGTCAGGACCCCCAACGTCGACGCGCTGGCCGCCGAAGGCGTGCTGTTCGAGCGTCATTACGCGGGTGCCGCGCCCTGCTCGCCGGCGCGCGCAGGACTCTATACCGGCCTCTACCAGATGAACCACCGGGTGACGCGCAACGGCACGCCGATGGCCGCCTCGCTCGACAATGTCGCCAGGGCGGCGCGCCGGGCCGGCTACGACCCGACCCTGTTCGGCTATACCGACGTGTCTCCCGATCCGCGCGACCGCGCGCCAAAGGATCCGGACCTGACCAGCTACGAGGGCGTGCTGCCCGGCTTCACCGTGCGCCAGTTGCTGCCCGAGCACGAACGCCCCTGGATCTCCTGGCTCGAGGGCCGCGGCCACAGGATCGAGGATCCGGCACGGGTGCACGTGCCCGTCGGCCACGCGCCAGGCACCGTCACCGCTGATCCGCCGCTCTATTCCAGCGACGAGACGCAGACCGCCTTCCTGGCCGGCGAGTTCCTGCGCTGGATGGGCGAGCAGGACGGCACGCGGCCGTGGTTCGCGCATATCTCGTTCCTGCGCCCGCATCCGCCCTTCGTGGTGCCGGAACCCTACAACCGGATGTATGCGCCCGATCCGCACGGCTTCGTGCGTCGGCCGAGCCGCGAGGCGGAGGCGGCGGTGCACCCCTATCTCGCCTACGAGTTCGCCCGCGCCAAGGGCTCGTCGTTCCTGGCCGGCATGAAGGGCGACTGCGCCGAGTGGACCGCCGAGGATCATGGCGTCATCCGGGCGATCTATTTCGGCATGATCTCGGAGGTCGACGCCCAGCTCGGCCGCATCTTCGCCGCGATCCGTGCCGCCGGGGCCTGGGAGGACACGGTGATCGTGGTCACGTCCGACCACGCCGAGATGATGGGCGACCACTGGAGCTTCGGCAAGGGCGGCTGGTTCGACCAGAGCTACCACATCCCTCTGGTCGTCCGCGTGCCCGGCCGCAAGGCCGGCCATGGCCGCCGCGTCGCCGCCTTCACCGAGGCGAGCGACCTGTTCCCGACCCTGCTCGACCTGTGGGACGGGACGCCTCAGACCGCGCCGGACGGGCGCTCCCTCCTGCCCTTCCTCGATGGCGCAGCGCCGCCCGGCTGGCGCGATGCCGCGCACTGGGAGTTCGACTTCCGCGACATTTCCGGCAGCACGAGCGAGCGGCATTTCGGCCTTGCCTCGCGCGCCTGCAGCCTCGCCGTGATCCGCGACGAGGCGTTCAAGTATGTCCATTTCGCCGGCCTGCCGCCGCTCCTCTACGACCTGCGCAACGACCCCGGCGAACTGGTCGACCTGTCCGGCGATCCAGGCTACCTGCGCGTGCGCCTCGGCTACGCCGAGCGGCTGCTCGCCTGGAGGGCGCAGAGCCTCGACCAGACCCTTGCCTATTGCGAACTGACCGCCGACGGCCCCGTGTCGAAGCCCTTCCACGACTGA
- a CDS encoding ABC transporter permease — protein MNERWIKAAPWLWSVGLFVVWEAAVAVFDFPVYILPAPTDIWAAIVKYWSPIWKNSLQTLFTTLIGFLLAVVGGLLLGLAIGWSRAIYAGLYPLMIGFNSVPKVAVVPILVIWFGIGTIPAVLTAFLIAFFPIVVNVATGLATMEPEMEDVLRALGAKKLDIMLKVGIPRSMPYFFGSLKVAITLAFVGSVISETVAANAGIGHMMLAAQSQFNVPLVWAGLVALAVLGIVMYVLMAWLEMRMTGWAHRSGMNRA, from the coding sequence ATGAACGAGCGCTGGATCAAGGCTGCCCCCTGGCTGTGGTCGGTCGGCCTGTTCGTCGTCTGGGAGGCGGCGGTCGCCGTCTTCGACTTCCCCGTCTACATCCTGCCGGCCCCGACCGACATCTGGGCGGCGATCGTCAAGTACTGGTCGCCGATCTGGAAGAACTCCCTGCAGACGCTGTTCACCACGCTGATCGGCTTCCTGCTGGCGGTCGTCGGCGGCCTGCTGCTCGGCCTCGCCATCGGCTGGAGCCGGGCGATCTACGCCGGCCTCTATCCGCTGATGATCGGCTTCAACTCAGTGCCCAAGGTGGCGGTGGTGCCGATCCTGGTCATCTGGTTCGGCATCGGCACGATCCCGGCGGTGCTCACCGCCTTCCTGATCGCCTTCTTCCCGATCGTGGTCAATGTCGCCACCGGGCTTGCGACCATGGAACCGGAGATGGAGGACGTGCTGAGGGCGCTGGGCGCCAAGAAGCTCGACATCATGCTCAAGGTCGGTATCCCGCGCTCGATGCCCTATTTCTTCGGCTCGCTGAAGGTGGCGATCACGCTCGCCTTCGTCGGCTCGGTGATCTCCGAGACCGTCGCCGCCAACGCCGGCATCGGCCACATGATGCTCGCCGCCCAGTCGCAGTTCAACGTGCCGCTTGTGTGGGCCGGCCTGGTTGCGCTCGCCGTGCTTGGCATCGTCATGTACGTGCTGATGGCCTGGCTGGAGATGCGCATGACCGGCTGGGCGCACCGCTCCGGCATGAACCGCGCCTGA
- a CDS encoding ABC transporter ATP-binding protein, with product MTGFVDLRNVRLSYGASADATLALDGLTMAVKKGEFAAVVGPSGCGKSTLMKLATGLMTPQQGTVEVAGKEVAGPVSIAGMAFQNPSMLPWRTTLQNVMLPLEIVQPHRARLSRERDAYVRKAEDLLAVVGLKGFGAKFPWQLSGGMQQRANLCRALVHDPALLMLDEPFGALDAFTREELWQVMRDLHAEKGFTTILVTHDLREAVFLADRVFVMSARPGKVIVEREIDFPRPRPIDLTYEAAFNDIVHELRGHIAEARAAA from the coding sequence TTGACCGGATTCGTCGATCTCAGGAATGTCCGCCTTTCCTACGGCGCCAGCGCGGATGCGACGCTGGCGCTCGACGGCCTGACCATGGCCGTGAAGAAGGGCGAATTCGCCGCCGTCGTCGGCCCGTCCGGCTGCGGCAAGTCCACCCTGATGAAGCTGGCGACCGGCCTGATGACGCCGCAGCAGGGCACCGTCGAGGTCGCCGGCAAGGAGGTCGCCGGCCCGGTGTCGATCGCCGGCATGGCGTTCCAGAACCCGTCGATGCTGCCCTGGCGCACGACGCTGCAGAACGTCATGCTGCCGCTGGAGATCGTCCAGCCGCATCGCGCGCGCCTGTCGCGCGAGCGCGACGCCTATGTCCGCAAGGCCGAGGACCTGCTCGCGGTGGTCGGGCTGAAGGGCTTCGGCGCGAAATTCCCCTGGCAGCTGTCGGGCGGCATGCAGCAGCGCGCCAACCTGTGCCGCGCGCTGGTGCACGACCCCGCACTCCTGATGCTCGACGAACCGTTCGGCGCGCTCGACGCCTTCACCCGCGAGGAACTGTGGCAGGTCATGCGCGACCTGCACGCGGAGAAGGGTTTCACCACCATCCTGGTCACCCACGACCTGCGCGAGGCGGTGTTCCTCGCCGACCGGGTCTTCGTCATGAGCGCGCGGCCGGGCAAGGTCATCGTCGAGCGCGAGATCGACTTCCCGCGCCCGCGGCCGATCGACCTGACCTACGAGGCGGCCTTCAACGACATCGTGCACGAGCTGCGCGGACACATTGCGGAAGCGAGAGCGGCGGCATGA
- a CDS encoding ABC transporter substrate-binding protein → MRRLIGFALALGLSASTAAAATDIKFTLDWKFEGPAAPFFIALDKGYFEAEGLNVTIDTGAGSRESIPRVATGAYQMGFGDINALIKLMDEQPDLKVKAVMMAYERPPFAIIGRKSLGITDDPKSLEGKTLGAPPPDAAFGQWPAFAEVAGLDTSKITIENVGFPVREPMLAQGQVQAIFGFSFSSVLNLKAQGIAEDDIVTLMMGDHGLDLYGNVVMVNTDFAAANPDAVKGFVKALVKGYLDAIADPAAAIPYVMKRNEVLDAAVETERLEMAVTDSMATAAVKANGFGGVDMDKLAKTMEFLKISMGVSANPPAPEKVFDPSYLPPVEERMVK, encoded by the coding sequence ATGCGACGTCTCATCGGCTTTGCGCTTGCACTCGGACTGTCGGCATCGACCGCCGCGGCGGCGACCGACATCAAGTTCACGCTCGACTGGAAATTCGAAGGTCCGGCTGCGCCGTTCTTCATCGCCCTGGACAAGGGCTACTTCGAGGCCGAGGGCCTCAACGTCACCATCGACACCGGCGCGGGCTCGCGCGAATCGATCCCGCGCGTTGCGACCGGCGCCTACCAGATGGGCTTCGGCGACATCAATGCGCTGATCAAACTGATGGACGAGCAGCCGGACCTCAAGGTCAAGGCCGTCATGATGGCCTACGAGCGCCCGCCCTTCGCCATCATCGGCCGCAAGAGCCTCGGCATCACCGACGATCCGAAATCGCTGGAAGGCAAGACGCTCGGCGCGCCGCCGCCGGATGCCGCCTTCGGCCAGTGGCCGGCCTTCGCCGAGGTCGCCGGCCTCGACACCTCCAAGATCACCATCGAGAACGTCGGCTTCCCGGTGCGCGAGCCGATGCTCGCCCAGGGCCAGGTCCAGGCCATCTTCGGTTTCTCCTTCTCCTCGGTGCTCAACCTGAAGGCCCAGGGCATTGCCGAGGACGACATCGTCACGCTGATGATGGGCGATCACGGCCTCGACCTCTACGGCAACGTCGTCATGGTCAACACGGACTTCGCCGCCGCCAACCCGGACGCGGTCAAGGGCTTCGTCAAGGCGCTGGTGAAGGGCTACCTCGACGCCATCGCCGATCCGGCTGCGGCCATCCCCTACGTGATGAAGCGCAACGAGGTGCTGGACGCGGCGGTCGAGACCGAGCGTCTGGAGATGGCCGTTACCGACTCCATGGCCACGGCGGCCGTCAAGGCCAACGGCTTCGGCGGCGTCGACATGGACAAGCTGGCCAAGACCATGGAGTTCCTGAAGATCTCCATGGGCGTCAGCGCCAATCCGCCGGCGCCCGAGAAGGTCTTCGACCCGAGCTACCTGCCGCCGGTCGAAGAGCGGATGGTCAAGTAA
- a CDS encoding flavin-dependent oxidoreductase, whose product MSRPLVMIAGGGIGGLATALTLHQIGVPCVVFESVREMRPLGVGINLQPNAVRELCDLGIGTDALDRVGLPAKEWALVGLNGNDIYCEPRGLLAGYRWPQYAVHRGLFHVLLHDTLVARAGAGAVRLGCRVTGYETNADGNVTALIERADGSSARETGTLLIGADGIHSAVRAQMHPDQPPIHWGGAIMWRGTTQARPIRTGSSFVGLGTHRQRMVIYPISHPDPASGLATINWIAEVTVDGSEGWKASGWFRPIAIDDFIAHFEDWRWDWLDVPALLRGADVAYENPMIDRDPVPTWRDGPVALMGDAAHAMYPTGSNGASQAIVDARVLGACLVEHGVTAEALAAYDDRLCGPISQVILRNRGAGPFGLLNLVDERCGGAFDDIDAVIPPDERAAFMAGYKAAAGFAMEALNAAPPTIAPGARVAVPA is encoded by the coding sequence ATGAGCCGACCCCTCGTGATGATTGCCGGCGGCGGCATCGGTGGGCTTGCCACGGCCCTGACTCTGCATCAGATCGGCGTGCCCTGCGTGGTGTTCGAGAGCGTGCGGGAGATGCGCCCGCTCGGCGTCGGCATCAACCTGCAGCCGAACGCCGTGCGCGAGCTCTGCGATCTCGGCATCGGCACGGACGCCCTCGACCGGGTCGGCCTGCCGGCGAAGGAATGGGCGCTGGTCGGGCTGAACGGCAACGACATCTATTGCGAGCCGCGCGGCCTGCTCGCCGGCTACCGCTGGCCGCAATACGCCGTCCACCGCGGCCTGTTCCACGTGTTGCTCCACGACACGCTGGTCGCCCGCGCCGGCGCCGGGGCGGTCCGGCTCGGCTGCCGGGTAACCGGCTACGAGACCAACGCCGACGGCAACGTGACGGCGCTCATCGAGCGCGCTGACGGCTCGAGCGCGCGCGAGACGGGCACGCTGCTCATCGGCGCCGACGGCATCCATTCTGCCGTGCGCGCGCAGATGCATCCCGACCAGCCACCGATCCACTGGGGCGGCGCGATCATGTGGCGCGGCACCACGCAGGCGAGGCCGATCCGCACCGGCTCGTCCTTCGTCGGCCTCGGCACGCACCGCCAGCGCATGGTCATCTATCCGATCTCCCATCCCGATCCGGCGAGCGGCCTGGCGACGATCAACTGGATCGCCGAGGTCACCGTCGACGGTTCGGAAGGCTGGAAGGCGAGCGGCTGGTTCAGGCCGATCGCCATCGACGACTTCATCGCCCATTTCGAGGACTGGCGATGGGACTGGCTCGACGTGCCGGCGCTGCTGCGCGGCGCCGACGTTGCCTACGAGAACCCGATGATCGACCGCGACCCGGTGCCGACCTGGCGCGACGGGCCGGTGGCGCTGATGGGCGATGCGGCGCATGCCATGTATCCGACCGGTTCCAACGGCGCCAGCCAGGCGATCGTCGACGCCCGCGTGCTCGGCGCCTGCCTGGTCGAGCACGGCGTGACCGCCGAGGCGCTCGCCGCCTATGACGACAGGCTGTGCGGGCCGATCTCCCAGGTCATCCTGCGCAACCGCGGCGCCGGGCCGTTCGGCCTGCTCAACCTCGTCGACGAGCGCTGCGGCGGCGCCTTCGACGATATCGACGCCGTCATCCCGCCCGACGAGCGGGCCGCGTTCATGGCCGGCTACAAGGCGGCGGCCGGCTTCGCCATGGAGGCGCTCAACGCGGCTCCGCCGACGATCGCGCCGGGCGCCAGGGTCGCGGTGCCGGCCTGA